A region from the Thermoplasmatales archaeon genome encodes:
- the prf1_2 gene encoding prf1_2 (Translation termination factor aRF1) yields MRIISEQNSDEWKTIYVEDLDDLWYLRNIIRKDDIVRMTVLRRQEKQDDINRLKEQVRKPVTLSIRTEDIEFQEFVDRIKILGTVVSDNENLRGEHQSFIISPGTVFDLKKREWDAEESKLIKEAQSHYYSQEYIFISLDDEQATISIMRSYGIQAVARIDSLKSGKFYQNNYSEKTFMSEIVSTLKAMIKKETIIIILGPGFTHDHLYGSIREDNLLGKYQVYNFATGRSDQSAVYEFLAKPESEQIFSESRLLKEKRLIEEFTRNLKVGEKAAYGYEAVSQCVESGSAEKVMITEEEFRKERSRKILDMATKSGTGIHIFSSQSETGQLVRNFGGYCAILRY; encoded by the coding sequence ATGAGAATAATTTCGGAACAGAATAGTGACGAATGGAAGACTATTTACGTTGAAGATCTGGATGACTTGTGGTACCTCAGGAACATAATCAGGAAAGACGACATTGTCAGGATGACCGTGCTAAGGAGGCAGGAGAAGCAGGATGACATAAACCGGCTCAAGGAACAGGTGCGGAAACCCGTGACGCTATCCATAAGGACGGAGGACATAGAGTTCCAGGAGTTTGTTGACAGGATCAAGATACTCGGAACCGTTGTATCCGACAACGAAAATCTCAGGGGTGAACATCAGTCGTTCATAATATCGCCAGGCACCGTGTTTGACCTCAAAAAGAGGGAATGGGATGCCGAAGAGTCCAAGCTCATCAAGGAGGCTCAGTCACACTACTATAGCCAGGAATACATATTCATAAGCCTCGATGACGAACAGGCAACTATCTCTATCATGAGGAGTTACGGTATCCAGGCCGTTGCCAGAATAGATTCACTGAAGTCCGGGAAGTTCTACCAGAATAACTACTCAGAGAAGACATTCATGTCGGAGATTGTTTCCACCCTGAAAGCAATGATAAAGAAGGAAACCATAATCATAATACTTGGCCCCGGGTTTACGCATGATCACCTATATGGATCTATAAGAGAAGACAATTTATTGGGGAAATACCAGGTTTACAACTTTGCTACAGGCAGATCGGACCAGAGCGCGGTATACGAGTTTCTGGCAAAACCGGAGAGTGAACAGATATTCTCAGAATCGCGTTTGCTGAAGGAAAAGAGGCTGATCGAGGAATTCACGCGAAACCTGAAAGTCGGGGAAAAGGCAGCCTATGGGTACGAAGCTGTATCCCAATGTGTTGAGTCCGGCTCTGCAGAAAAGGTCATGATTACAGAGGAGGAGTTCAGGAAGGAACGTTCAAGAAAGATCCTAGATATGGCTACAAAGTCTGGAACGGGAATTCATATATTCAGCTCTCAAAGTGAAACAGGCCAGCTTGTCAGGAATTTTGGCGGATATTGTGCAATTCTTAG
- a CDS encoding hypothetical protein (putative conserved protein) codes for MNSSTGGKASSERFLADAMLGKLSRWLRFFGYDVEYVDSSVDDDEIIRKCYSSNLILITMDVDLSRRVKGSILLGSFNTDVQLRTLLEKFPIGDEWEMTRCPVCNGRLAIKREADGDSVPEAVSRKFNEFWVCSACGRVHWKGSHYDRIKKKLAELKEM; via the coding sequence ATGAACTCATCAACAGGTGGAAAGGCATCCAGTGAAAGGTTCCTTGCCGATGCTATGCTGGGTAAGTTGAGCCGCTGGTTGCGTTTTTTCGGTTATGATGTTGAATACGTGGACAGTTCAGTGGATGATGATGAAATAATAAGAAAGTGTTACTCATCCAACCTTATCCTTATAACCATGGATGTTGATCTGTCAAGGCGGGTAAAGGGCTCGATCCTTCTGGGATCATTCAATACTGATGTTCAGCTGCGCACCTTACTCGAGAAGTTCCCGATCGGAGACGAGTGGGAAATGACGCGATGCCCTGTGTGCAATGGCAGACTTGCGATAAAGCGTGAAGCCGATGGAGACTCAGTGCCGGAGGCAGTATCCAGGAAATTCAACGAGTTCTGGGTGTGCTCTGCTTGCGGCAGGGTCCACTGGAAAGGTTCCCACTATGACAGGATCAAGAAGAAACTGGCAGAACTGAAAGAGATGTAG
- a CDS encoding aromatic acid decarboxylase has translation MADSGDQKIVCMTGASGSILGIRLLEKLGREGVHLVISDSARIVIEQETSFRVKDVEELAEFVYSDADIAAKISSGSFRFTSAVFMPCSTSTLARISAGIADSLITRVAAVALKERRKLILVPRETPLSTITLENMVRLSTAGAIIAPYMPAFYNMPKEIDDMINFMVSRVLDLMGKDNELINRWKGIQ, from the coding sequence ATGGCGGATTCGGGAGACCAAAAAATAGTGTGCATGACAGGAGCGTCAGGCAGTATTCTTGGAATAAGGCTGCTGGAAAAGCTCGGTCGGGAAGGAGTACATCTGGTCATATCCGATAGTGCAAGGATTGTTATCGAGCAGGAAACAAGTTTCCGGGTGAAGGACGTCGAAGAGTTAGCCGAATTCGTGTACAGCGACGCAGACATTGCGGCAAAAATAAGCTCTGGAAGTTTCAGGTTCACATCTGCTGTCTTCATGCCGTGCTCCACTTCAACGCTTGCGAGAATATCCGCAGGCATAGCGGATTCCCTGATAACCCGTGTGGCGGCTGTTGCGTTGAAGGAAAGGAGGAAACTTATCCTTGTTCCAAGGGAAACGCCATTGAGCACAATTACACTGGAAAATATGGTGAGGCTCTCTACCGCTGGGGCAATAATTGCGCCATATATGCCGGCATTCTACAATATGCCAAAGGAAATCGACGACATGATCAACTTCATGGTGTCAAGAGTCCTCGATCTAATGGGAAAAGATAATGAACTCATCAACAGGTGGAAAGGCATCCAGTGA